The following are from one region of the Streptomyces decoyicus genome:
- a CDS encoding ferrochelatase, translating into MPEQCDPRPYDALLLLSFGGPEGPDDVVPFLENVTRGRGIPRERLKEVGQHYFLFDGVSPINAQNRELLDALRKDFAEHGLDLPVYWGNRNWAPYLTDTLRTMVHDGHRRIAVLATSAYASYSGCRQYRENLADALAALRAEGLPVPQVDKLRHYFNHPGFIRPMTDGVLASLAALPEEVRDGAHLAFTTHSIPTAAADTSGTPADHTQDGEGGAYVAQHLDVARVIAEAVRAETGVDHPWRLVYQSRSGAPHIPWLEPDICDHLEERHAAGVPAVVMAPIGFVSDHMEVKYDLDTEATAKAAELGLPVARSATVGADPRFAAAVRDLLLERAATERGRTPERCALGSLGAGHDLCPVGCCPARAPRPAAAGADWRGPAAEARA; encoded by the coding sequence ATGCCCGAACAGTGCGATCCCCGCCCTTATGACGCCCTGCTGCTGCTGTCCTTCGGCGGTCCCGAAGGCCCCGACGACGTCGTCCCCTTCCTGGAGAACGTCACCCGTGGACGCGGCATCCCCCGCGAGCGTCTCAAGGAGGTGGGGCAGCACTACTTCCTGTTCGACGGCGTCAGCCCCATCAACGCGCAGAACCGGGAACTGCTGGACGCACTGCGCAAGGACTTCGCCGAGCACGGCCTGGACCTGCCCGTCTACTGGGGCAACCGCAACTGGGCGCCCTACCTGACCGACACCCTGCGCACGATGGTCCACGACGGGCACCGCCGTATCGCCGTACTGGCGACCAGTGCCTACGCCTCGTACTCGGGCTGCCGCCAGTACCGCGAGAACCTCGCCGACGCCCTCGCCGCCCTCCGGGCCGAGGGTCTGCCGGTGCCGCAGGTCGACAAGTTGCGGCACTACTTCAACCACCCCGGCTTCATCCGCCCGATGACCGACGGTGTGCTGGCGTCGCTCGCCGCCCTGCCCGAGGAGGTGCGGGACGGCGCCCATCTGGCCTTCACCACGCACTCCATCCCCACCGCCGCAGCCGACACCTCCGGCACCCCCGCCGACCACACCCAGGACGGCGAGGGCGGCGCTTATGTCGCCCAGCACCTGGACGTGGCACGGGTGATCGCGGAAGCCGTCCGTGCGGAGACCGGTGTGGACCACCCCTGGCGGCTCGTCTACCAGTCCCGCAGCGGCGCCCCGCACATCCCCTGGCTGGAGCCGGACATCTGCGACCACCTGGAGGAGCGGCACGCCGCGGGCGTCCCGGCCGTCGTGATGGCCCCCATCGGGTTCGTCTCCGACCACATGGAGGTCAAGTACGACCTCGACACCGAAGCCACCGCCAAGGCCGCCGAGCTGGGCCTCCCGGTCGCCAGGTCCGCCACCGTGGGCGCCGACCCCCGGTTCGCCGCGGCCGTCCGCGACCTCCTCCTGGAGCGCGCGGCCACCGAACGGGGCCGCACCCCGGAGCGCTGCGCCCTGGGCTCCCTCGGCGCCGGCCACGACCTGTGCCCGGTCGGCTGCTGCCCCGCGCGCGCACCGCGCCCGGCCGCCGCCGGCGCCGACTGGCGGGGCCCGGCCGCCGAGGCCCGCGCCTAA
- a CDS encoding inositol monophosphatase family protein has translation MPDPLHPDAPQTAPAQSDALYDELLELALEAARRAGALLRDGRPADLGVAATKSSPIDVVTEMDLASEKLITGFIGEHRPDDGFLGEEGASSDGTSGIRWVIDPVDGTVNYLYGLPAWSVSIAAEKDGEVVVGVVAAPMRGETYQAVVGRGAFNNGERLHHRPAPPLSQALVGTGFGYLTERRAAQAEVVRTLLPQVRDIRRAGSAAIDLCDVACGRLDAYYERGLNPWDLAAGALIAREAGALTGGRPGQPASHELTLAASPALFERLQPLLDELGAWHD, from the coding sequence GTGCCCGACCCGCTGCACCCCGACGCCCCGCAGACCGCCCCGGCGCAGAGCGACGCACTGTACGACGAACTTCTCGAACTGGCCCTGGAGGCCGCCCGCCGTGCCGGTGCGCTGCTGCGCGACGGCCGTCCCGCCGACCTCGGTGTGGCCGCCACCAAATCCAGCCCCATCGACGTCGTCACCGAGATGGACCTCGCCTCCGAGAAGCTGATCACCGGCTTCATCGGGGAGCACCGCCCCGACGACGGCTTCCTGGGGGAGGAGGGCGCCAGCTCCGACGGCACCAGCGGCATCCGCTGGGTCATCGACCCCGTCGACGGCACCGTCAACTACCTCTACGGGCTGCCGGCCTGGTCGGTGTCCATCGCGGCGGAGAAGGACGGCGAGGTGGTCGTCGGGGTCGTTGCCGCCCCGATGCGCGGCGAGACCTACCAGGCCGTCGTGGGCCGTGGCGCGTTCAACAACGGCGAGCGCCTCCACCACCGGCCCGCGCCGCCGCTCTCCCAGGCGCTCGTCGGCACGGGGTTCGGCTACCTCACGGAGCGCCGGGCCGCCCAGGCGGAGGTGGTGCGCACGCTGCTGCCGCAGGTCCGCGACATCCGCCGCGCCGGCTCGGCCGCGATCGACCTGTGCGATGTGGCCTGCGGCCGGCTCGACGCCTACTACGAGCGCGGGCTGAACCCCTGGGACCTGGCGGCCGGCGCCCTGATCGCCCGCGAGGCCGGCGCGCTCACCGGCGGCCGTCCCGGACAGCCGGCCTCCCATGAGCTGACGCTCGCTGCCTCCCCGGCCCTCTTCGAGCGGCTCCAGCCGCTCCTGGACGAGCTCGGGGCCTGGCACGACTGA
- a CDS encoding response regulator transcription factor: MRVLVVEDEQLLADAVATGLRREAMAVDVVYDGAAALERIAVNDYDVVVLDRDLPVVHGDDVCRKIVELGMPTRVLMLTASGDVSDRVEGLEIGADDYLPKPFAFTELTARVRALGRRTTVALPPVLERAGIKLDPNRREVFRDGKEVQLAPKEFAVLEVLMRSEGTVVSAEQLLEKAWDENTDPFTNVVRVTVMTLRRKLGEPAVIVTVPGSGYRI; encoded by the coding sequence GTGCGTGTTCTCGTCGTCGAGGACGAGCAGCTGCTCGCCGATGCGGTGGCCACCGGACTACGCCGGGAGGCCATGGCGGTCGACGTGGTCTACGACGGCGCTGCCGCTCTGGAACGGATCGCGGTCAACGACTATGACGTCGTCGTGCTCGACCGTGACCTCCCGGTCGTCCACGGTGACGATGTCTGCCGCAAGATCGTCGAGCTGGGGATGCCCACCCGCGTCCTGATGCTCACCGCCTCCGGCGATGTCAGCGACCGCGTCGAGGGCCTGGAGATCGGCGCGGACGACTACCTTCCCAAGCCCTTCGCGTTCACGGAGCTGACCGCCCGCGTACGCGCCCTGGGCCGCCGTACCACCGTCGCGCTGCCGCCCGTCCTGGAGCGGGCCGGCATCAAGCTCGACCCCAACCGCCGCGAGGTCTTCCGCGACGGCAAGGAGGTCCAGCTCGCTCCGAAGGAATTCGCGGTGCTGGAGGTCCTGATGCGCAGCGAGGGCACGGTCGTCTCGGCCGAGCAGCTCCTGGAGAAGGCCTGGGACGAGAACACCGACCCGTTCACCAACGTCGTACGGGTGACGGTCATGACGCTGCGCCGCAAACTCGGCGAGCCCGCGGTGATCGTGACCGTCCCCGGCTCGGGATACCGGATCTGA
- a CDS encoding sensor histidine kinase: MPSLPSFSKAAAPPPPVPPKPTWDPRPVDVRPFPWLRPTIRIRLTLLYGGMFLMAGIVLLTIIYMLAADALHDGSALPLKILGGKFQSTSDICDLPTETSGQLLQQAVEQCLQHQRAVALNSLLNRSLLALLGLTVVAFAFGYAMAGRVLSPLGRITRTAQRVAGSDLHRRIELGGPDDELKELADTFDEMLDRLDRAFESQRRFVSNASHELRTPLAINRTLLEVQLADPEASPELQQLGKTLLATNERSEQLVEGLLLLARSENKVVDKRPVDLSEVAAQAVDQSRAEAHGKGVEFRGVRGQVFVQGNGVLLERIALNLVQNAVRYNVPEDGWVEVSTEPQPGCAVLVVANTGPVVPAYEVENLFEPFRRLRTERTGSDKGVGLGLSIVRSVVRAHDGTITAQPREGGGLVMRVVLPL; this comes from the coding sequence ATGCCCTCCCTGCCCTCGTTCTCCAAGGCGGCCGCCCCGCCGCCGCCCGTTCCCCCCAAGCCGACCTGGGACCCCAGGCCGGTCGATGTCCGTCCGTTCCCGTGGCTGCGGCCCACGATCCGGATACGGCTGACGCTGCTGTACGGCGGCATGTTCCTGATGGCCGGCATCGTGCTGCTGACGATCATCTACATGCTGGCCGCGGACGCGCTGCACGACGGCAGTGCGCTGCCGCTGAAGATCCTCGGCGGAAAGTTCCAGTCGACCAGTGACATCTGCGACCTGCCCACCGAGACCTCCGGGCAGCTGCTCCAGCAGGCTGTCGAGCAGTGCCTTCAGCACCAGCGCGCGGTGGCCCTCAACAGCCTCCTCAACCGTTCCCTGCTGGCCCTCCTCGGTCTGACGGTGGTGGCTTTCGCTTTCGGTTATGCGATGGCGGGGCGGGTGCTGTCGCCGTTGGGGCGGATCACGCGTACCGCGCAGCGGGTGGCCGGGTCGGATCTGCACCGGCGGATCGAGCTGGGCGGGCCGGACGACGAGCTCAAGGAGCTGGCGGACACCTTCGACGAGATGCTGGACCGCCTCGACCGGGCCTTCGAGTCGCAGCGGCGGTTCGTCTCCAACGCCTCGCACGAGCTGCGCACGCCGCTGGCGATCAACCGGACGCTGCTGGAGGTCCAGCTCGCCGACCCGGAGGCGTCGCCCGAGCTCCAGCAGCTGGGCAAGACGCTGCTGGCGACGAACGAGCGCAGCGAGCAGCTGGTGGAGGGCCTGCTGCTGCTCGCCCGCAGTGAGAACAAGGTCGTCGACAAGCGGCCGGTGGATCTGTCGGAGGTGGCCGCGCAGGCGGTCGACCAGAGCCGTGCGGAGGCGCACGGCAAGGGGGTGGAGTTCCGCGGGGTGCGCGGGCAGGTCTTCGTGCAGGGAAACGGCGTCCTCCTGGAGCGCATCGCGCTCAATCTCGTCCAGAACGCGGTGCGCTACAACGTGCCCGAGGACGGCTGGGTGGAGGTCAGTACCGAGCCGCAGCCCGGCTGCGCGGTCCTGGTGGTCGCCAACACCGGACCGGTGGTCCCCGCCTACGAGGTGGAGAACCTCTTCGAGCCCTTCCGGCGGCTGCGCACCGAGCGCACCGGCAGCGACAAGGGCGTCGGCCTCGGCCTGTCCATCGTCCGCTCCGTGGTCCGCGCACACGACGGCACCATCACCGCCCAGCCCCGCGAGGGCGGCGGACTCGTCATGCGGGTCGTCCTGCCGCTCTGA
- a CDS encoding DUF4193 domain-containing protein, translating into MATDYDTPRKTDDDLNEDSIEELKSRRNDKSASAVDVDEFEQAEGLELPGADLSNEELAVRVLPKQQDEFTCMSCFLVHHRSQLAAEDKNGQPICRDCAA; encoded by the coding sequence ATGGCTACGGATTACGACACCCCACGCAAGACCGACGACGACCTCAACGAGGACAGCATTGAAGAGCTGAAGTCGCGGCGCAACGACAAGTCGGCCTCGGCCGTCGACGTCGACGAGTTCGAGCAGGCCGAGGGCTTGGAGCTGCCCGGAGCGGACCTGTCCAACGAAGAGCTGGCCGTGCGCGTGCTGCCCAAGCAGCAGGACGAGTTCACGTGCATGAGCTGCTTCCTGGTCCACCACCGCAGCCAGCTCGCCGCGGAGGACAAGAACGGGCAGCCGATCTGCCGCGACTGCGCGGCCTGA